The following coding sequences lie in one Tichowtungia aerotolerans genomic window:
- the fucU gene encoding L-fucose mutarotase produces the protein MLKGISPVLSPELLKIMMEMGHGDELVLADAHFPGHTFCETVVRADGIRIPELLEGIIPLFELDSYDDPLIMMAATEGDALDPAVEESYMAAVRKNVPNAPAVKRMERFAFYERAKRSYACVMTGELAKYGNIILKKGVTPV, from the coding sequence ATGCTGAAAGGAATTTCGCCGGTACTGAGTCCGGAATTGCTGAAAATTATGATGGAGATGGGGCATGGCGATGAGCTGGTGCTGGCCGATGCCCATTTCCCGGGGCACACATTCTGCGAAACGGTTGTGCGGGCGGATGGAATTCGGATTCCTGAGCTGCTCGAAGGGATCATTCCGCTGTTCGAGCTCGACAGCTATGACGATCCGCTCATCATGATGGCGGCGACAGAGGGGGACGCTCTTGATCCGGCAGTGGAAGAGAGCTATATGGCAGCTGTCCGAAAAAATGTGCCCAATGCGCCGGCAGTCAAGCGGATGGAACGCTTTGCGTTTTATGAGCGCGCTAAAAGGTCGTATGCCTGTGTGATGACCGGGGAGCTTGCGAAATACGGAAACATTATTCTGAAAAAAGGGGTGACGCCCGTATAG
- a CDS encoding MFS transporter produces the protein MNLDPKIQKRLRLIIYTQCVGTVSMVLLQNGFVLTYALKLGIPPHGILLLFSMQPLIGMLLTLPLAYAADCFGKKRIGAFGATLSAIGFLLLPAAGSLPWSSGALWLGILVFSVGIAANTASWFALLSPIIPAEVRGRFFGKLRVSWQTVGLIFSLVVAGLLKWRESISLYQLVLVIAGLLLVVRRCLYTKIPELEPQRAKGDGFFRSLGRVIKIPGYMSFCCYLFLLGLFTGASVTLFGLLEKQELGFSDSRIVVMGNLLAIGSIAGFFVGGKMVDRFGTHRVFLVTHGLFAVALTGFCIRGLLPLDPVWLAGLMTITFGMVNAAFGIAASSEMLALIPPEDKSLSTGVYTTLTWAGVAASNLLVGQTLRLGVLSPEWQLGTLTLSAYDTILLGSAILMGLSSVTLGLVPSVLNVRSQSLPNPRR, from the coding sequence ATGAATCTCGACCCGAAAATCCAGAAACGGCTCCGGCTGATTATTTACACGCAATGTGTCGGCACAGTGAGTATGGTGCTGCTGCAGAACGGGTTTGTGCTGACCTATGCCCTGAAGCTGGGAATTCCGCCGCACGGGATTCTTCTGCTGTTTTCCATGCAGCCGTTGATCGGCATGCTGCTGACACTGCCGCTGGCTTATGCCGCTGACTGTTTTGGTAAAAAGCGGATTGGAGCTTTTGGTGCCACACTGTCGGCGATCGGGTTTCTGCTGCTGCCTGCTGCCGGTTCGCTGCCGTGGTCTTCGGGAGCTCTTTGGCTGGGAATTCTGGTGTTTTCTGTCGGGATTGCCGCGAATACTGCCAGTTGGTTTGCGTTGTTGAGCCCGATTATTCCGGCAGAAGTCCGGGGTCGGTTTTTTGGGAAACTGCGGGTGTCGTGGCAGACTGTCGGTCTGATTTTTTCACTGGTGGTGGCCGGTCTGTTGAAATGGCGCGAATCGATATCGCTTTATCAGTTGGTTTTAGTGATTGCCGGTCTTCTGCTGGTTGTGCGGCGATGCCTGTATACGAAAATTCCGGAACTTGAGCCGCAGCGCGCAAAAGGAGACGGGTTCTTCCGGTCGCTGGGCCGCGTCATTAAAATCCCGGGTTACATGTCTTTCTGCTGCTATCTGTTCCTGCTGGGGCTTTTTACCGGCGCATCGGTCACACTGTTTGGGTTGCTTGAAAAGCAGGAGCTGGGCTTCAGCGACAGCCGGATTGTTGTGATGGGAAACCTGCTGGCGATTGGGTCGATCGCCGGATTTTTTGTCGGCGGAAAAATGGTGGACCGATTCGGTACACACCGGGTTTTCCTTGTGACGCATGGTCTGTTTGCCGTGGCTCTGACGGGCTTCTGCATTCGTGGACTGCTTCCGCTGGATCCGGTATGGTTGGCCGGCCTCATGACGATTACGTTCGGCATGGTGAATGCCGCCTTTGGGATCGCTGCTTCGTCGGAAATGCTGGCGCTGATTCCGCCCGAGGATAAGTCGCTTTCGACCGGCGTTTACACCACGCTGACCTGGGCCGGGGTGGCGGCCTCCAACCTGCTGGTCGGCCAGACGCTGAGGCTGGGAGTACTGAGCCCGGAGTGGCAGCTGGGAACATTGACCTTGAGTGCCTACGACACCATTCTCCTCGGAAGCGCCATTCTGATGGGGCTTTCGAGTGTGACGCTGGGGCTGGTTCCGTCGGTTCTCAATGTTCGCAGCCAGAGCCTTCCGAATCCGCGGCGGTGA
- a CDS encoding FKBP-type peptidyl-prolyl cis-trans isomerase, translating into MGRQKHNNKNAGKKRGRGGAGQNRAETEAFLKKNRQKTDVIETSSGLQYAVREEGTGKQPDEWSTVEVNQRILLVDGTVIKDTYHSVETDRFTIEEAIPGLKEGLQMMKEGGKTRFVVPPDLAWGKRGAGDKIGPYAALIFDIRLEKVIH; encoded by the coding sequence ATGGGACGTCAAAAACACAACAATAAGAACGCCGGCAAAAAACGGGGACGCGGCGGCGCGGGCCAGAACCGTGCGGAGACCGAAGCTTTTCTGAAGAAAAACCGGCAAAAAACGGATGTAATCGAAACGTCCAGCGGTCTTCAATATGCTGTTCGCGAAGAGGGAACCGGCAAGCAGCCCGACGAATGGAGTACGGTGGAAGTCAATCAGCGTATTCTGCTGGTCGACGGCACGGTGATCAAAGACACTTATCACAGCGTTGAGACCGATCGCTTTACGATCGAAGAGGCCATTCCCGGATTGAAAGAAGGTCTTCAGATGATGAAAGAAGGCGGGAAAACCCGCTTTGTAGTTCCTCCGGACCTGGCTTGGGGCAAGCGCGGCGCCGGCGACAAAATCGGTCCGTACGCTGCTCTCATCTTTGACATTCGGCTGGAAAAAGTAATCCACTAA
- a CDS encoding DUF6485 family protein, with the protein MADCPNKEKNLKDCTCTYSCGKRGLCCECVAHHRASGQIPGCFFTKNGEATYDRSIAALARDHGIC; encoded by the coding sequence ATGGCTGATTGTCCGAACAAAGAGAAAAACCTGAAAGACTGCACCTGCACCTATTCCTGCGGCAAGCGCGGTCTCTGCTGTGAATGCGTTGCCCACCACCGCGCCTCCGGCCAGATCCCCGGGTGTTTCTTCACCAAAAACGGCGAAGCGACCTACGACCGCTCCATTGCCGCGCTGGCTCGCGACCACGGCATTTGTTAG
- the hisC gene encoding histidinol-phosphate transaminase, giving the protein MKNLIRKSVQALDGYVPGEQPQGSDVVKLNTNENPWLCSVEVHDILREIDMAALAKYPDPVCTEVRKVIAENLSVGIGNIFAGNGSDEVLALCIRAFVERDGGSVGFFDPSYSLYPVLANIEDVETRPVALDENFGWQMPDGYESSVFFLTNPNAPTSLLFPKEKVEEFVCSFPGVVVIDEAYVDFASETCMDLATQYKNVLVCRTLSKSYALAGIRFGYCVGDKELIDALYKIKDSYNVNTLTQEVARVALLDHGTMEAITTAVKNSRKLMTEELQALGFDVLPSETNFLWVKPPKPGAKKIFEELKKRNVYIRWFEGDRTGDYLRITVGSDAQTMLLVEALEDILGKGKSDG; this is encoded by the coding sequence ATGAAAAATCTGATTCGAAAATCTGTTCAGGCTCTGGATGGCTATGTGCCCGGAGAGCAGCCGCAAGGCAGCGATGTGGTTAAACTCAACACCAACGAGAACCCGTGGCTCTGCTCCGTGGAAGTGCACGACATCCTGCGGGAAATTGATATGGCCGCTTTGGCTAAATATCCCGACCCTGTTTGTACCGAAGTGCGTAAGGTGATTGCTGAAAACCTCAGCGTTGGCATCGGCAACATTTTTGCGGGGAACGGCTCGGACGAGGTGCTTGCTCTCTGCATTCGCGCATTTGTAGAGCGCGATGGCGGATCGGTCGGTTTTTTCGATCCGTCCTATTCGCTCTATCCGGTACTGGCGAATATCGAAGATGTCGAAACCCGCCCGGTGGCGCTCGACGAAAATTTCGGGTGGCAGATGCCGGACGGATACGAATCCTCCGTTTTCTTTCTCACCAACCCCAATGCCCCGACGAGCCTGCTGTTCCCGAAAGAAAAAGTTGAGGAGTTTGTGTGTTCTTTTCCCGGTGTTGTGGTGATTGACGAGGCCTATGTCGACTTCGCGTCTGAAACCTGCATGGATCTGGCGACCCAATATAAAAACGTGCTGGTTTGCCGCACGCTTTCCAAATCCTATGCGCTGGCAGGCATTCGTTTCGGGTACTGCGTTGGCGATAAGGAACTCATTGATGCACTCTATAAAATCAAGGATTCCTACAACGTGAATACGCTCACGCAGGAAGTTGCGCGGGTGGCTCTGCTCGACCATGGCACCATGGAGGCCATTACCACTGCCGTTAAAAATTCGCGTAAACTGATGACTGAAGAACTTCAGGCACTAGGTTTCGATGTGCTTCCGTCCGAAACCAACTTCCTCTGGGTAAAGCCGCCGAAACCCGGCGCAAAAAAAATCTTTGAAGAGCTCAAAAAGCGCAATGTCTATATTCGGTGGTTCGAAGGGGATCGCACGGGCGATTATTTGCGCATCACGGTTGGTTCCGATGCACAGACCATGCTGCTCGTTGAGGCTCTGGAAGACATTCTTGGAAAAGGAAAGAGCGATGGCTGA
- a CDS encoding DUF1501 domain-containing protein, whose translation MKPITRRNMLAQGLCGAGGLMLSNRLQAAPAALAMTDHAKAKSVIQVFLWGGMSHNDTWDPKPGTGRAYMGDFPDVLKTNVDGIQIGQLFPKLAKQADKYSLIRSMTHGINGHETAAYYMQTGHTRDERLAYPSIGAVFSHFKGQNYNGLIPPYVVLTEPQGRFSEEGFMGPKYKPFATGGDPNAARFEVEGVVAKGISDERQIARRELLATTDSLGRALVSPVLDHAYFSKEKAYELILGAGKKVFDLSEEDKKLRDSYGRHKFGQECLVARRLVEAGVPYIVINYPGGWDTHKGHFARMRQQCPQLDQGLAALLEDLSQRGLLDSTLVWCCGEFGRGPKIDWQPPWNGGRNHYGAVFSALVAGGGFRGGQVVGSSTEKAEEVNERPVYPVDLLGSIYHLAGIDPAGQLPHPLGLEARVLPEVSGTVKSGGLLTEIM comes from the coding sequence ATGAAACCCATAACACGTCGAAATATGCTGGCGCAGGGACTCTGCGGAGCCGGCGGGCTCATGCTGAGCAACCGACTGCAGGCCGCCCCGGCGGCACTGGCGATGACAGATCACGCAAAAGCCAAATCTGTAATTCAGGTTTTCCTGTGGGGCGGAATGTCCCACAACGACACGTGGGATCCGAAGCCAGGCACCGGCCGTGCCTACATGGGCGATTTCCCGGATGTCCTGAAAACCAATGTGGACGGCATTCAGATCGGGCAGCTTTTCCCGAAACTGGCAAAACAGGCCGATAAATATTCACTGATCCGCAGCATGACCCACGGCATCAACGGCCATGAAACCGCCGCCTATTACATGCAGACCGGCCACACCCGCGATGAACGACTGGCCTACCCCAGCATCGGAGCCGTTTTCTCCCATTTCAAAGGACAGAACTATAACGGCCTCATCCCGCCATACGTCGTGCTGACCGAACCGCAGGGCCGCTTCTCTGAAGAAGGATTCATGGGGCCAAAATACAAACCGTTTGCCACCGGCGGCGATCCCAATGCCGCGCGATTCGAAGTGGAAGGCGTGGTCGCCAAAGGCATCAGCGACGAACGGCAGATCGCCCGGCGCGAACTGCTGGCCACGACGGATTCCCTGGGCCGGGCCCTGGTTTCACCGGTTCTGGATCATGCCTATTTCAGCAAGGAAAAGGCCTACGAACTGATTCTCGGGGCCGGCAAAAAGGTTTTTGATCTCTCCGAAGAAGACAAAAAACTGCGCGACAGCTACGGTCGTCATAAATTCGGACAGGAATGCCTGGTCGCCCGTCGCCTTGTGGAAGCCGGGGTTCCCTATATTGTCATCAACTACCCCGGCGGATGGGATACCCACAAAGGGCACTTTGCCCGTATGCGCCAGCAATGCCCGCAACTCGATCAGGGGCTGGCGGCTCTGCTGGAGGATCTTTCCCAGCGCGGCCTGCTCGACAGCACTCTGGTCTGGTGCTGCGGAGAATTCGGCCGCGGCCCGAAAATCGACTGGCAGCCCCCGTGGAACGGTGGACGAAACCACTATGGCGCGGTCTTCAGTGCACTCGTGGCCGGCGGCGGATTCCGCGGCGGTCAGGTGGTCGGCTCTTCCACCGAAAAGGCGGAGGAAGTCAATGAACGCCCGGTTTACCCCGTGGATCTGCTCGGAAGCATTTATCATCTGGCAGGCATCGACCCTGCGGGACAGCTGCCGCATCCGCTGGGGCTCGAAGCCCGGGTCCTGCCGGAAGTATCCGGAACGGTAAAGTCCGGAGGACTGTTAACGGAGATTATGTAA
- a CDS encoding response regulator transcription factor, with translation MTGFVIIEDQQMVCEMLAEFIGKTMPGFQLSGCALDSKGGLALCRRVRPQLVLLDIHIQGADGIETGQAIVNELPETHVILISGDCSPYNCYRISESGIRGFVDKMQPLSELNEAIEQVMAGGSWFSASYEKTRRSFGKNPNAFFKILSAREQEVLLKVARGDNDDEIARHLNISRRTAETHRYNITKKLGLSDTSALRKYAIELGMWSPQ, from the coding sequence ATGACCGGCTTTGTTATTATTGAAGATCAGCAGATGGTCTGTGAGATGCTCGCAGAGTTCATCGGCAAAACCATGCCCGGATTTCAACTGTCCGGGTGTGCTCTTGATTCCAAAGGAGGTTTGGCGCTGTGCCGTCGGGTTCGGCCGCAGCTGGTGCTGCTCGATATTCATATTCAGGGCGCCGATGGAATTGAAACCGGTCAGGCAATTGTCAATGAACTGCCCGAAACACATGTTATCTTAATTTCCGGAGACTGTTCTCCTTATAACTGCTATCGCATCTCCGAAAGCGGTATTCGGGGGTTTGTTGATAAGATGCAGCCGCTGAGCGAGTTGAACGAAGCGATTGAACAGGTGATGGCTGGAGGTTCCTGGTTTTCGGCATCGTATGAGAAAACCCGCCGCTCATTCGGAAAAAACCCCAATGCATTCTTTAAAATCCTGAGTGCACGCGAGCAGGAGGTGCTGCTGAAAGTTGCCCGCGGGGATAATGACGACGAGATTGCAAGGCATCTGAATATCAGTCGCCGTACGGCGGAAACGCATCGCTACAATATCACCAAGAAGCTGGGCCTGAGCGATACATCCGCTCTGCGCAAGTACGCAATTGAGTTGGGGATGTGGAGTCCTCAATAA
- a CDS encoding DUF1553 domain-containing protein, with translation MKKSIWFILAILMAVLPANAMEESTAVFEREGELQPANQIDRIVFKKLASLNIEPVLCSDAVFLRRAYLDILGKIPTAEEVRRFINTPYSKNKRSELIDELLARPEFADYWSMRWADILRVKAEFPINLWPNAAQAYHHWVHTAIAEDMPYDQMVREMLTASGSNFRVGPVNFYRAIQNKTPEGIATVVALTFMGARAEEWPKEQLANLSAFFSQIGYKPTNEWKEEYVFWDPLGTTKTEGNSAPGSAKITTVVVEKNTNQPPQINREPQPAFFPDGTAVELTPDRDPREVFADWLITPENPWFCRSLVNRTWAWLLGRGIIHEPDDIREDNPPSNPELLVWLEQDFAANKYDMKRLIRQILNSRTYQLSSVSNTEQPQTFEQFGAYPLRRLEAEVLIDAVNAITGSSDLYTSAIPEPFTYIPKDQAAVAIADGSITSPFLALFGRSARATGMWNERDNQTSAPQWRHMLNSGHIQEKLEKGPNLREMTLRKYKPEQIVENLYLSILSRPPTPAETETMLTYGNTANPKPPPKRPGGHLTPKEKKAYWQRYKAADDERMKDWIDIAWALINSPEFLYRH, from the coding sequence ATGAAAAAATCCATATGGTTTATTCTGGCGATCCTGATGGCAGTGCTCCCGGCCAATGCCATGGAAGAATCCACTGCTGTCTTCGAACGCGAGGGAGAATTACAGCCGGCCAACCAGATTGACCGGATTGTGTTCAAGAAGCTGGCATCCCTGAATATTGAGCCCGTTCTCTGTTCTGACGCCGTCTTTCTGCGCCGGGCCTATCTGGACATTCTTGGAAAAATTCCCACGGCCGAAGAAGTACGCCGGTTTATCAACACGCCTTATTCTAAAAACAAACGAAGCGAGCTGATCGATGAATTGCTTGCCCGTCCGGAATTTGCGGATTACTGGTCGATGAGATGGGCCGATATCCTGCGGGTCAAAGCCGAATTTCCGATCAACCTGTGGCCGAACGCCGCTCAGGCCTATCACCACTGGGTTCACACCGCGATTGCTGAAGATATGCCGTACGATCAGATGGTTCGCGAAATGCTCACTGCCAGCGGCAGCAATTTCCGGGTGGGTCCGGTCAATTTCTACCGGGCCATACAAAACAAAACCCCGGAAGGCATTGCCACGGTCGTCGCACTGACCTTCATGGGAGCACGCGCCGAAGAGTGGCCGAAAGAACAACTGGCGAACCTATCGGCTTTTTTCTCGCAGATCGGCTATAAACCCACCAATGAGTGGAAAGAGGAATATGTGTTCTGGGATCCGCTGGGCACCACCAAAACCGAAGGCAACAGCGCTCCCGGCAGCGCAAAAATCACGACCGTTGTCGTCGAAAAAAACACCAACCAGCCGCCACAGATCAACCGGGAGCCGCAGCCGGCATTTTTCCCGGACGGCACCGCCGTGGAACTGACTCCGGACCGCGACCCGCGCGAAGTGTTTGCCGACTGGCTGATTACTCCGGAAAACCCGTGGTTCTGCCGCAGCCTGGTCAATCGCACATGGGCCTGGCTGCTTGGCCGCGGCATTATTCATGAGCCGGACGACATTCGCGAAGACAACCCGCCGTCCAACCCCGAACTGCTGGTCTGGCTGGAACAGGATTTCGCCGCAAATAAATATGATATGAAAAGACTGATCCGGCAGATTCTGAACTCCAGAACCTACCAGCTTTCCTCGGTCTCCAATACGGAACAGCCGCAGACCTTTGAACAGTTTGGCGCATATCCGCTGCGCCGGCTGGAGGCGGAAGTACTGATCGATGCCGTCAACGCGATTACCGGATCTTCGGACCTCTACACCAGCGCCATCCCGGAACCGTTCACCTACATTCCGAAAGATCAGGCCGCGGTTGCCATCGCCGACGGCAGCATCACCAGCCCGTTCCTCGCCCTGTTCGGCCGCTCGGCACGGGCCACCGGCATGTGGAACGAACGCGACAACCAGACCTCCGCACCGCAGTGGCGCCATATGCTGAACTCAGGACATATCCAGGAAAAACTGGAAAAAGGCCCCAACCTGCGGGAGATGACACTGCGCAAATATAAACCGGAACAGATCGTTGAGAATCTCTATCTGTCAATTCTGTCCCGCCCCCCAACCCCGGCGGAAACCGAAACCATGCTGACCTACGGCAATACTGCCAATCCAAAACCGCCGCCGAAACGTCCCGGAGGGCATTTGACCCCGAAAGAAAAAAAAGCGTACTGGCAGCGCTACAAAGCTGCGGACGATGAACGCATGAAAGACTGGATCGATATTGCCTGGGCCCTGATCAACAGTCCGGAATTTTTATATCGTCACTAG
- a CDS encoding ArsR family transcriptional regulator — MNPCPTLWKTCRVIANETRLQLLWLLFSKGELTVTQIVTETGMSQPNASNQLKALRETGLIVCRRNKMKVFYRAEANPAAAVVPDILEALRDCYEKSVALKTLIRHATAFTHERRIEIFRALHGTSLTAPALRDATGMSPSALWRHLEKLVRRGYVKEADHAYRIGGAGNTLGRTLLKLAVH, encoded by the coding sequence ATGAATCCTTGTCCGACCCTTTGGAAGACCTGCCGTGTGATTGCAAATGAAACCCGCCTTCAGCTGTTATGGCTTCTTTTTTCGAAAGGTGAACTGACGGTGACGCAGATTGTGACGGAGACCGGTATGTCTCAGCCGAATGCGAGTAACCAGCTGAAAGCACTTCGTGAGACCGGGCTGATTGTTTGCCGCCGCAACAAAATGAAAGTGTTTTACCGCGCAGAAGCCAATCCGGCCGCAGCGGTTGTTCCGGACATTCTGGAAGCATTGCGGGACTGTTATGAGAAGTCTGTTGCGCTGAAAACGCTGATCCGTCACGCCACAGCATTTACGCACGAGCGGCGGATTGAAATTTTCCGGGCGCTTCACGGGACGTCGCTGACGGCGCCGGCGCTACGGGATGCGACCGGCATGTCCCCGTCTGCCCTGTGGCGCCATCTGGAAAAGCTGGTTCGGCGGGGATACGTCAAGGAAGCAGATCACGCGTATCGCATCGGCGGAGCCGGAAATACACTTGGGCGGACGCTGCTGAAGCTGGCGGTTCATTAA
- a CDS encoding glycosyltransferase, with protein sequence MTKDHFWTGCFITAMYAFTGMVLYLGATQPYIELQEFEPLRKVLFFLLLPVLFKYAIQLICAPAYSLIQERRARRLVDSPIPSVSVLIPAWNEEVGIEKTIRSVIGTDYPHLQVVVINDGSTDGTHEVVTRFLNQHEASGGSAQITYLNLSNGGKAAAMNYGLMHATGEIMITVDADSVMDPNAIEKLVRCFDDPRVGGVAGNVIIANRSKPIEWIQQLEYLYGFFFKRADSLFGSVYIIGGAAAAYRRNVLDEMGGFDRTIITEDIEMSTRILSRGYKTHYAADAVVYTEGPSDWQGLCRQRLRWKYGRLLTFLKHRNLFFSTNHRPYLSFLLLPLAVYAEALLLLELSLFPLFLGYTVFSQDYAPLIVIMAAMTVVVVFQLLLEPKRQFHNNLLWLAPVAWLIFFVIDMVEFQALVRSINRISSGRELKWQRWTRIGVTSGIHSR encoded by the coding sequence ATGACAAAAGACCATTTTTGGACAGGATGTTTTATTACCGCAATGTATGCCTTTACCGGCATGGTGCTTTATTTAGGAGCCACACAACCATACATTGAACTTCAGGAATTTGAACCTCTGAGAAAAGTGCTTTTCTTTCTGCTGTTGCCTGTACTGTTCAAGTATGCGATCCAACTGATCTGCGCCCCGGCTTATTCGCTGATACAGGAACGGCGAGCTCGCCGGCTCGTGGACTCACCAATTCCGTCGGTTTCTGTACTGATTCCCGCATGGAACGAAGAAGTCGGAATTGAAAAAACCATTCGATCTGTCATTGGAACGGATTATCCGCACCTCCAGGTGGTTGTAATTAATGATGGATCAACGGACGGCACACATGAAGTCGTAACCCGTTTTCTGAATCAGCATGAGGCGTCCGGAGGCTCTGCTCAAATCACTTACCTGAATTTGAGTAATGGCGGAAAAGCAGCAGCGATGAACTATGGATTAATGCATGCGACCGGTGAAATTATGATCACCGTAGATGCAGACAGCGTTATGGATCCCAATGCCATCGAAAAGCTGGTCCGTTGCTTCGATGACCCACGTGTCGGCGGAGTCGCCGGGAACGTGATCATTGCAAATCGAAGCAAGCCCATTGAATGGATACAGCAATTGGAATATCTCTATGGATTCTTCTTTAAACGCGCCGACTCCCTGTTCGGGTCGGTTTATATTATCGGAGGAGCGGCAGCAGCTTATCGCCGCAATGTCCTCGATGAAATGGGCGGGTTTGACCGAACAATCATTACGGAAGACATTGAAATGTCCACCCGGATTCTGAGTCGGGGCTACAAAACACATTATGCAGCCGATGCCGTGGTATATACCGAGGGCCCATCCGACTGGCAGGGGTTGTGTCGACAGCGCTTGCGCTGGAAATATGGTCGGCTTCTGACCTTTCTGAAACACCGCAACCTGTTCTTCAGTACCAATCACCGCCCCTATCTCAGCTTCCTTTTGCTGCCTCTGGCGGTCTATGCAGAAGCACTGCTGCTTCTGGAGTTATCTCTTTTTCCCCTGTTCCTCGGGTATACAGTTTTTTCTCAGGACTACGCGCCGTTGATTGTGATAATGGCTGCCATGACTGTGGTTGTGGTATTCCAGCTATTGCTGGAGCCAAAACGTCAATTCCACAACAATCTGTTATGGCTGGCGCCGGTGGCATGGCTGATCTTCTTTGTAATCGACATGGTCGAGTTTCAGGCCTTGGTACGCAGCATTAATCGCATTTCCAGCGGTCGTGAACTCAAATGGCAACGATGGACTCGTATCGGAGTCACATCAGGCATACACAGCCGGTAA
- the creD gene encoding cell envelope integrity protein CreD, giving the protein MQDRMFFKLLILGGVSILMLVALKSIGGVTHERKERQLEVEKDIASSYAGPQLVVGPFVVIDYQETWLERQYNDEKNLWYDQECSAPRSALFYPETLFYDGNLAVQERYRGIFKANVFRSTGQQSGVISFPDQKILHTQEKSIVEPTAARVCMLISDPRGIASVSDLKWGEQALKVEAGSRFRDLKGIRAEINDVSSLWNQEFNLALDLDLNGTGQIRFVPLGSTNRYKLASAWPHPSFIGDFLATNRSVSDTGFSAEWNVNELACSARQELSAGQFSKLQAFGVALIDPVNPYPMTDRALKYGFLFIFITFAAFFLFELIRCLKIHPIQYGFVGLAQALFFLLLLSLSEHIGFGVAYLVGTLATVGLISVYLCSVLKGLGRGLLFGGILSVLYAVLYGLLQSEDHALVAGTVLLFSLLALIMLLTRKVDWYNLDGSAKQ; this is encoded by the coding sequence ATGCAGGATCGAATGTTTTTCAAATTACTGATTTTGGGTGGCGTCTCCATTCTGATGCTGGTGGCTCTGAAATCTATCGGAGGAGTTACTCATGAACGCAAAGAGCGCCAGCTTGAGGTCGAAAAAGATATTGCGTCGAGTTATGCAGGACCTCAATTGGTGGTTGGGCCGTTTGTGGTGATTGACTATCAGGAAACCTGGCTGGAGCGTCAGTATAACGACGAGAAGAATTTGTGGTATGATCAGGAATGTTCCGCTCCACGGTCGGCTCTGTTTTATCCGGAAACCCTTTTCTATGATGGCAATCTAGCAGTTCAGGAGCGCTATCGAGGCATCTTTAAGGCGAATGTGTTCCGAAGTACAGGTCAACAATCCGGAGTGATTTCTTTTCCGGATCAAAAAATATTGCATACACAAGAGAAGTCCATTGTTGAGCCGACAGCAGCAAGAGTGTGCATGTTGATCAGTGATCCTCGAGGTATTGCATCGGTTTCCGATCTCAAATGGGGAGAGCAAGCGTTAAAGGTGGAAGCAGGTAGCCGATTCCGGGATTTAAAGGGAATTCGTGCCGAGATCAATGATGTGTCATCTCTTTGGAATCAGGAGTTTAATTTAGCTCTTGATCTGGATCTCAACGGTACCGGGCAGATACGTTTTGTTCCGCTTGGTTCGACGAATCGTTATAAGCTGGCATCTGCCTGGCCGCACCCGAGTTTTATTGGAGATTTTTTAGCGACAAATCGATCGGTTTCTGACACTGGATTCAGTGCGGAATGGAATGTGAATGAGTTGGCCTGTTCTGCCCGGCAGGAACTCAGCGCAGGACAGTTCAGTAAACTGCAGGCTTTTGGTGTGGCTTTGATTGATCCTGTAAATCCGTATCCGATGACAGATCGCGCGCTGAAGTATGGTTTCCTTTTTATCTTCATTACGTTCGCCGCCTTTTTTCTGTTTGAACTCATTCGTTGCTTAAAGATTCATCCGATCCAATATGGATTTGTCGGTCTGGCGCAGGCCTTGTTCTTCCTGTTGCTGCTCAGCTTGTCCGAGCATATTGGATTTGGAGTCGCTTATTTGGTCGGAACCCTGGCTACGGTTGGTTTGATATCTGTCTATCTATGCAGCGTGCTGAAAGGGTTAGGTCGTGGCCTTCTTTTTGGCGGCATTCTGTCTGTGTTGTACGCAGTTCTTTATGGACTCCTCCAATCTGAAGATCATGCGTTGGTGGCCGGGACGGTTTTGCTGTTCAGCCTGTTGGCGCTCATTATGCTGCTGACGCGCAAGGTGGATTGGTACAATCTCGACGGCTCTGCAAAGCAGTAA